The Rhodococcus triatomae genome includes a window with the following:
- a CDS encoding polysaccharide pyruvyl transferase family protein, which produces MPARSKESLIPPVDRTPPLRRLRRVAGDAGLRTLLGPGLARHPSERPSIYLVAPSGHPNYGDELILRGWLRHLERVQPDADVVVDCHTPGQAAVLHGREHPRVTFVDTLWRICAESEHLDEAEAADFAHRVIHDPGILCRIVSGIEMLARADVIHLVGGGYVNAVWPHHLALLAAASAAVERSGGSLVATGQGLTPVGGGRRLELLRRYVERFDVFDVRDTPSWEVIGDCAGVSLTGDDAWLAIRDDGIYDTDSEASRRKYVFCLQIDLMDGFDGGRGVDGLTSAVSDIVDRWGIDGTDTAFVEGIPGADRVVYDRVVDLLPGAEFVPFTDVWWRGLPARRDQVWVSTRFHPHLVAAAAGARGIALSAGGDYYPVKHRSLVEAGSHWAVAETSTLPDAPADGGFGHETVARLRGEKTALAGRIYPDVPFPVRHVRSARRRFAARSASR; this is translated from the coding sequence GTGCCCGCGCGCTCGAAGGAGTCCCTCATCCCGCCAGTCGATCGGACCCCGCCGCTGCGCCGCCTCCGCCGGGTGGCGGGTGATGCGGGATTGCGCACCCTGCTCGGGCCGGGCCTGGCGCGGCATCCGTCCGAGCGTCCGTCGATCTACCTCGTCGCCCCCAGCGGTCACCCGAACTACGGAGACGAACTGATCCTGCGGGGATGGCTCCGGCACCTCGAGCGCGTACAGCCCGATGCCGACGTCGTCGTCGACTGCCACACGCCGGGACAGGCCGCGGTCCTGCACGGGCGCGAGCATCCGCGAGTGACGTTCGTGGACACCCTGTGGCGGATCTGCGCGGAATCCGAGCACCTGGACGAGGCCGAGGCGGCCGACTTCGCGCACCGCGTGATCCACGACCCGGGGATCCTGTGCCGCATCGTCTCGGGCATCGAGATGCTCGCCCGTGCCGACGTGATCCATCTCGTCGGTGGCGGGTACGTCAATGCGGTGTGGCCTCATCACCTTGCCCTGCTCGCCGCCGCATCCGCTGCCGTCGAGCGTTCCGGAGGAAGTCTCGTGGCGACCGGCCAGGGGCTCACACCGGTGGGCGGCGGACGCCGCCTCGAACTGCTGCGGCGATACGTCGAACGGTTCGACGTGTTCGACGTGCGCGACACCCCGTCGTGGGAGGTGATCGGTGACTGTGCGGGTGTGTCACTCACCGGAGACGACGCGTGGCTGGCGATCCGCGACGACGGCATCTACGACACCGACAGCGAGGCGTCACGCCGAAAGTACGTGTTCTGCTTGCAGATCGACCTCATGGACGGGTTCGACGGCGGCCGCGGTGTGGACGGTCTGACGAGCGCGGTGAGCGACATCGTGGACCGCTGGGGTATCGACGGCACGGACACGGCGTTCGTCGAGGGTATCCCCGGCGCCGATCGGGTCGTGTACGACAGGGTGGTCGACCTCCTTCCGGGAGCCGAATTCGTTCCCTTCACCGATGTGTGGTGGCGAGGCCTGCCGGCCCGCCGGGACCAGGTGTGGGTCAGTACGCGCTTCCACCCACACCTCGTCGCTGCCGCGGCGGGAGCGCGCGGTATCGCGCTGTCCGCGGGCGGGGACTACTACCCGGTCAAGCACCGGTCCCTCGTCGAGGCCGGGTCGCACTGGGCGGTGGCGGAGACGTCGACACTGCCCGACGCCCCTGCGGACGGGGGCTTCGGGCACGAGACGGTGGCCCGGTTGCGGGGCGAGAAGACCGCACTCGCCGGCCGCATCTATCCGGACGTGCCGTTCCCGGTTCGTCACGTGCGCAGCGCCCGTCGCCGATTCGCCGCTCGGTCCGCCTCGCGCTGA
- a CDS encoding winged helix DNA-binding domain-containing protein, with protein sequence MTHFRSVDAGERRSRLARRHRLAPGSRARDVVDAADSLVALHATDQATIHLSAWARVDGLTVADVDHALHEERSLVKHLAMRRTLFVFPRHRLAHAQAGASDRVAAAERRRLAREVEDAGLHPDGERWIRDAEAAVLDALRGDRSASWTELRDELPILTGSIEYGEGKAWAGRAAIGPRILTVLSAQGRLVRAGNGGGWNVSRNRWAVTESWLGAPIVGCTAEDGTRELVRSWLRSFGPGTEADLKWWLGSTLTAVRRALAELDVVEVELDGHTGYLLADDVEPEPEIEPWGALLPTLDPTTMGWQEREWYLGPHREQLFDSVGNAGPTAWWEGRIVGGWWQDPDGAVVVHLLEDVGADARAVLDREAERLTEWIDGARVTLRYPSPLAKRFA encoded by the coding sequence GTGACCCACTTCCGCTCGGTGGACGCAGGTGAACGACGCTCCCGGCTGGCCCGCCGTCATCGTCTCGCCCCCGGCTCGCGTGCCCGCGACGTCGTCGACGCCGCCGACAGCCTGGTGGCGCTGCACGCCACGGACCAGGCGACGATCCACCTGTCCGCGTGGGCGCGGGTGGACGGGCTGACCGTCGCGGACGTCGATCATGCTCTCCACGAGGAGCGTTCACTCGTCAAGCATCTGGCGATGCGGCGCACGCTGTTCGTCTTCCCGCGTCATCGTCTCGCGCATGCGCAGGCGGGCGCGAGCGACCGGGTGGCCGCCGCCGAGCGGCGCAGGCTCGCCCGCGAGGTGGAGGACGCGGGGCTGCACCCGGACGGGGAGCGGTGGATCCGCGACGCCGAGGCGGCGGTACTCGACGCGCTGCGGGGTGACCGGAGTGCGTCCTGGACCGAACTGCGCGACGAGCTCCCGATCCTGACGGGCTCGATCGAGTACGGCGAGGGCAAGGCCTGGGCCGGGCGCGCCGCGATCGGCCCACGCATCCTCACCGTGCTGTCGGCGCAGGGGCGGTTGGTACGTGCCGGCAACGGCGGCGGCTGGAACGTCTCCCGGAATCGCTGGGCTGTCACCGAATCATGGCTGGGTGCACCGATTGTCGGCTGTACTGCGGAGGACGGTACCCGCGAACTGGTGCGATCCTGGCTCCGTTCGTTCGGGCCGGGCACCGAGGCCGATCTGAAATGGTGGCTCGGATCCACACTCACCGCGGTCCGTCGCGCGCTCGCGGAACTCGACGTCGTCGAGGTCGAGCTGGACGGGCACACCGGCTACCTGCTCGCCGACGACGTGGAACCGGAACCCGAGATCGAACCGTGGGGCGCACTGCTGCCCACACTGGATCCGACGACGATGGGCTGGCAGGAGCGGGAGTGGTACCTCGGTCCGCACCGCGAGCAGTTGTTCGACAGTGTCGGGAATGCCGGACCGACGGCATGGTGGGAGGGCCGCATCGTCGGTGGGTGGTGGCAGGACCCGGACGGCGCCGTCGTCGTGCACCTGCTCGAGGACGTGGGCGCGGATGCCCGTGCCGTGCTGGATCGCGAGGCCGAGCGGTTGACCGAGTGGATCGACGGGGCCCGAGTCACTCTCAGATATCCGTCGCCGCTCGCGAAACGGTTCGCCTGA